The sequence below is a genomic window from Actinomycetota bacterium.
CCACCGCGCTCGACCTCTTCGTTTCGTACCTGTACATGCACCCTGCCGTCTGGCTCCTTTCCCAGACGAAGGCATTCAACGAGAGCAAGAGGCTCGGGATCCGGCGCGTGGTCGGCGAAGCGCCCGTGCCGGCGGGAGGGGCGCGCTGATGTTCGCCGGTCTGAAGCGTCTGATGAAGGGCGAGTCGAACATCGACTTCATCGGCCGTTCCAAGATCTGGTTGCTGGTCTCCCTGATCGTGATCGGGGTGAGTGCCATAGGGCTGTTCGGCCGGCAGCTCGAGCTGTCACTCGAGTTCGAAGGGGGCACGGCGTTCAACGTCCCACTGAGTACGGACATCGGCGTCCAGGAGGTCGAGGAGGAGCTGGAGCAGTTCGACGCCGGGACGCCGAAGGTCCAGATCTCTACCAGCGCCGGCGGCGACCGGGAGCTGCGCGTCAGCGTGGAACGGATCGCCGATCCCGCCAAGCTGGACTCGGTGACGGCGAAGCTTGCCGAGCTCGCCGGGCAGTCCGATGTCGACGAGGTGAACATCAATGACGTCGGCCCGAGCTGGGGCCGCCAGGTATCGAACAAAGCCTTGCGTGGCTTGATCGTCTTCATCGTGCTCGTTGCTCTGTACATCAGCTTCCGGTTCGAGTGGAAGATGGCCGTCGGCGCGCTCGTCGCGCTGTTCCACGATCTCATCGCGACCGCAGGCGTTTACACGCTCCTCGGGCTTCAGGTCAGTCCGGCGACCGTGATCGCGCTCCTCACGCTCATGGGGTTCTCGCTGTACGACACGGTCGTCGTGTTCGACAAGGTGCGGGAGAACTCCGAGTCGCTCACCGCTACGTCGAAGATCTCCTACTCGGATATGGTCAACCGCTCGATGAACCAAGTATTGGTTCGCTCGATCAATACGTCGCTCTCGTCGGTGCTGCCGGTCGCCGGTTTGCTCTTCGTCGGCGTGTACGTGTTCAACGCCGAAACGTTGAAGGACCTCTCGCTCGCGATGTTCATCGGCGCTCTCGTCAGTACCTACTCGAGCATCTTCGTCGCTTCGCCGATCCTGGCGTGGCTGAAGGAGCGCGAGCCTCGGTACCAGCAGATCCGTGCCCGCATCCAGGGCGGTATGCGCGCCGAGCCGGCGACCGCCGCGGCTGGAGCGGGCGTTGCGGCGTCTCCATCCTCGGCCTCCGAGGCCGTTTCAGCAGCGGAGAAGCCGCGAACCCAGGTCCGTGCCGCGTCGCGGCCGCCCCCGCGCGCGCGTCGGGGACGCGGCGGGAAACGCCGCCGGCGGTAGATCGGCTGTGACCCGACACGCCGAGGACATCCTGCGCGCCAAGGTGCGCGACGTCCTCGACTTCCCGAAACCCGGCATCGTCTTCAAGGACATAACCCCCTTGCTCGGCGACGAGGTCTCCTTCTCCACCGTGATCGACGAGATCGTCGT
It includes:
- the secF gene encoding protein translocase subunit SecF, which encodes MFAGLKRLMKGESNIDFIGRSKIWLLVSLIVIGVSAIGLFGRQLELSLEFEGGTAFNVPLSTDIGVQEVEEELEQFDAGTPKVQISTSAGGDRELRVSVERIADPAKLDSVTAKLAELAGQSDVDEVNINDVGPSWGRQVSNKALRGLIVFIVLVALYISFRFEWKMAVGALVALFHDLIATAGVYTLLGLQVSPATVIALLTLMGFSLYDTVVVFDKVRENSESLTATSKISYSDMVNRSMNQVLVRSINTSLSSVLPVAGLLFVGVYVFNAETLKDLSLAMFIGALVSTYSSIFVASPILAWLKEREPRYQQIRARIQGGMRAEPATAAAGAGVAASPSSASEAVSAAEKPRTQVRAASRPPPRARRGRGGKRRRR